A single window of Magnetococcus marinus MC-1 DNA harbors:
- the arsC gene encoding arsenate reductase (glutaredoxin) (This arsenate reductase requires both glutathione and glutaredoxin to convert arsenate to arsenite, after which the efflux transporter formed by ArsA and ArsB can extrude the arsenite from the cell, providing resistance.), giving the protein MSVTIYHNPRCSKSRQTLQILQDKGIEPTVVEYLKTPLDKAALQNLLAQLGCSPREILRKGEEAYKENHLHDPNLTDDQLLNVLVAHPKLMERPVVVHGERAVLGRPPESVLALFP; this is encoded by the coding sequence ATGTCCGTCACCATTTACCACAATCCCCGCTGCTCGAAATCACGCCAAACCCTGCAAATTTTGCAGGATAAAGGCATTGAACCGACGGTGGTGGAGTATCTAAAAACCCCTCTGGATAAAGCGGCTTTACAAAATTTGCTGGCACAGTTGGGGTGCTCCCCCAGAGAGATTTTGCGCAAAGGGGAAGAGGCCTATAAAGAGAACCATCTGCACGATCCCAACCTAACCGACGATCAGTTGCTCAACGTGCTGGTGGCACACCCGAAATTGATGGAACGCCCGGTGGTGGTTCATGGTGAGCGGGCAGTTCTGGGTCGTCCGCCGGAGTCGGTGTTAGCGCTTTTTCCGTAA
- a CDS encoding YqaA family protein — MGMGLITLFLLALLAATLLPFSSELMLGSMAATGEWSLWHLWLAATAGNVLGALVNWYLGGWLMKWQHHRWFPVSPQALSTAKQRYDRFGVWSLLLAWVPVIGDPLTLVAGLFRTPLYLFIPLVSLGKGGRYGVLLYLLA, encoded by the coding sequence ATGGGCATGGGGTTGATCACACTTTTTCTATTGGCTCTGCTGGCCGCAACCCTTTTACCCTTCTCATCCGAACTTATGCTCGGTAGCATGGCCGCCACTGGGGAGTGGTCCTTGTGGCATTTATGGTTGGCGGCCACCGCTGGTAATGTGTTGGGGGCGTTGGTAAACTGGTACCTAGGTGGATGGCTGATGAAATGGCAACACCACCGCTGGTTTCCTGTTTCGCCCCAGGCACTAAGCACGGCAAAACAGCGCTATGATCGGTTTGGGGTGTGGAGTTTACTCCTGGCTTGGGTGCCGGTGATCGGTGATCCCTTGACCTTGGTGGCGGGGCTGTTTCGTACCCCACTTTATCTGTTTATTCCCCTGGTCTCCCTCGGTAAGGGGGGGCGTTATGGGGTGCTTTTATATCTACTCGCCTAA